The Bartonella krasnovii sequence AGAGGAAAAGTCTTTATCGGTTATTTCTAATGAGATGAAAGATTATGCAAAGCGTGCACGTGAGCGCAAATTAAAAATGGAAGAATATCAGGGGGGAACAACAGCTGTATCGAATATGGGAATGTATGGCGTGAAAAGTTTTTCTGCTATTCTTAATCCGCCGCATGCGACGATTTTTGCGGTTGGTGCAGGTGAGCAACGTGCTGTTGTTAAAAATGGTGCATTAGGAATTGCGAGCATCATGTCTGTTACACTTTCCGTTGATCATCGTGCTGTTGATGGTGCACTGGCAGCAGAGCTTGCACGGACTTTTAAGAAGATGATTGAAAATCCATTAGCAATGCTCATTTGAGCTATCTTAAGTGCTTTACGTAAACTGTTTGTGTGCGTGGTATATGAATATGGTAAAAGCGGATTTAAAGAGTGTATATCCGTTTTGTGTATATCCATGGAGGGATTACTGTGGCGAATCTTTATGATATAATTGTAATTGGATCGGGACCTGGCGGATATGTAACCGCAATTCGTGCGGCACAATGTGGCTTTAAGACTGCAATTGTTGAACGTGAACATCTCGGTGGGATTTGCTTAAATTGGGGATGTATTCCAACAAAGGCCCTTTTGCGTTCAGCAGAAATAAAACATTTTTCTGAAAATGCAAAAAATTATGGTTTAAAGATAAACGGTTCAATTGAAGCCAATATCAAAGATGTTGTAGCACGTTCGCGTGCGGTTTCTGCGCGTTTAAATGCGGGTGTTGGTTTTTTGATGAAAAAAAACAAAATTGATATCATTTGGGGTGAAGCAAAACTAACGAAGGCCGCAAAGGCAAGCCAGCTTGCGGAAATTGTGGTTTCTTCATCCTCCAAACCGGTTATACAACCGCAAAATCCAATCCCTAAAGGGACATTAGGGAAGGGGACTTATCAAGCAAAACACGTCATTATTGCAACGGGTGCACGTCCTCGTATCCTTCCTGGTATTGAGCCAGATGGAAAGCTCATTTGGACTTATTTTGAAGCGATGATTCCCCCTACCATGCCAAAATCACTTTTGGTCATGGGGTCTGGAGCAATTGGCATTGAGTTTGCTTCCTTTTATCATGATATGGGAGCAGAGGTTACTGTTGTTGAAATGATGCCTCATATTATGCCGGCTGAAGATATTGAAATCTCCACATTCGCGCGTAAACAATTAGAGAAAAAAGGTATTCGTATTCTAAGCCAAGCAAAAGTAATAAAGGTTGAAAAAGCTACCGATTCTCTTACTGCGTATATTGATGTAAAAGGTAAAACAGAAGCGATTACAGCGGATCGATTGATTTCCGCTGTTGGAGTTCAGGGTAATATTGAAAATCTTGGATTGGAAGCATTAGGTATAAAAACGGATCGTGGGTGCATTGTAACCGATGAATGGAGTTGGACAGGTATAGAGGGTATCTATGCTATCGGTGATGTCGCTGGTCCACCTATGTTGGCGCATAAAGCAGAAGAAGAAGGTGTGATATGCGTTGAACGTCTCGCAGGGTTGAAGAATGTTCATCCGCTTGATAAGAAAAAAATTCCAGGCTGTACATATTGCACACCGCAAGTTGCATCTGTTGGTCTTTCTGAGAAAGCCGCAAAAGAAGCAGGGTATGATATACGTATTGGTCGTTATTCTTTTTCCGCAAATGGCAAGGCGATTGCTTTGGGTGAAGATCAGGGGTTAGTAAAAACGATTTTTGATAAAAAAACAGGACAGCTTCTTGGCGCCCATATGGTAGGAGCTGAGGTAACAGAACTGATACAGGGGTTTGTTATTGCCATGAATCTTGAAACAACAGAGGAAGAATTGATGCATACTGTATTTCCCCATCCGACCTTATCGGAAATGATGAAAGAAAGTGTATTGGATGCTTATGGTCAAGTTTTAAACGCTTGATGATTGGGTTTGTGTGAAAGATCTTAAATTTTTTATTTCTCGTTCGTATTTATAAGGCAAAGGCTTAAATGGTTACGGTTGTTGATAGAGTTACGAATAGACGTTTACGTCATCCTGAAAAGGCTCATCGTCCGGATACAAGCGTTCAGAAAAAGCCAGATTGGATCCGTGTAAAAGCGCCGACATCACCAATTTATAAGGAAACGCATGGTATTGTACGTACCCATAAATTAGTAACCGTATGTGAAGAAGCAGGTTGTCCAAATATTGGTGAATGTTGGAGCAGGCGGCATGCCAGCTTTATGATTTTGGGTGAAATATGTACGCGGGCATGTGCGTTTTGCAACGTTGCAACAGGTATCCCACTTGCTGTGGATGAGGATGAGCCAGAACGTGTAGCAGATGCTGTTGCGCGAATGGAATTAAAACATGTCGTTATTACATCGGTTGATCGTGATGATCTTGCGGATGGTGGTGCTGAGCATTTTGCGAAAGTTATTTACGCTATTCGTCGAAAGACTCCAAAGACAACAATTGAAGTTCTCACACCTGACTTTCGTCATAAGGATGGGGCTTTAGAAGTTGTTGTTGCTGCTAAACCTGATGTTTTTAATCATAATTTAGAAACGGTTCCTTCTAAATATTTAAAGGTTCGTCCAGGAGCACGTTATTTTCATTCGATTCGTCTCTTACAACGCGTGAAAGAACTTGATCCGACAATCTTTACAAAATCAGGAATTATGGTTGGACTCGGAGAAGAACGAAACGAAATTCTTCAATTGATGGATGATTTGCGCTCTGCAGATGTTGATTTTATGACAATTGGGCAATATTTGCAGCCTACACGAAAACATCATCCGGTTATACGTTTTGTGCCTCCTGAAGAATTTGAGTCTTTTGCCAAAATTGGTAAAGTGAAGGGTTTTTTACATATGGCTTCCAATCCTCTGACGCGCTCATCTCATCACGCAGGCGATGATTTTGCAATTTTGCAAAAGGCACGTGATGAGAAATTTGCTTTACAGAGATAATTATGCCAACTTTTACAACACATCGGCGGATTGCTCACAGTGCTCGTGAAATGTTTGAACTTGTGTCAGATATTGAACGTTATCCTGAGTTTTTACCCATGTGTGAGGCTTTAATAATACGTTCTCGCAAAGAATGTGACGAAAAGACATTGCTTCTTGCAGATATGACTGTCGGCTATAAGGTTATTCGAGAAACGTTTACAACCCAAGTTTTTCTTCAGCCAAAGAAAAGTTTGATAGAGGTTAATTATATTGATGGTCCATTTAAATATCTTGAAAATCGTTGGGTTTTTCATAATATTGAAAATACCAATGCATGTAATGTAGAGTTTTTTATTGATTATGAATTTAAAAGTAAAATACTCGGACGCGTGATGGGCTCCATGTTTGATATTGCATTTCGTAAATTTACCGATGCTTTTGAAAAGCGTGCCTATCAGATTTATGGTTCTGCGATAACATGATCTATTCCGTTATTTTTTGACAATACCCATTGCTGCTTATGAAGGTGTAAAGATGAAAATCGATGTCCATTTTTATGATTTTTTTCTTTTTTAGCGCTACATCTTTTAAACAGAGAATCACAATATTATTAGACAAGGTATTGATTTATAATGATAGTTTAGTGCTATTTATATTGAATTAAACTTCTTAATACTATAGGCTGCACTCATTTCAAACCTGTTTTATATTGAAGCAATCAAAACCACTCACTTGCACGTTACAAAGAAGGAAGTCGTGTGGATAAAAACTATTAAAGACAAAAACACTTATGCCTTTTATGAATCGTTTCAAGTGCTAAGGACTGTTATAATATTGGAAGCTGGAAAAGTGTGTGATGGTGTCGGCTTGCGTTACATATTCATGGGCTTTGCTTTAAAAAAATATCTTTTAGCGCAAGCTATACCTATTTCATGACAGGGATCATAAATAGTATAAAGCCTCTATAAAAATGTATAAAATCTATCATGCACCGCAATTTATAGTTATGAAAAAGTAAGCTTGCACTGTTAATTGATTATCCCTTAGCTGTTGAACATCTCTTGGCACTTCAGGGAGGTATAAATATTTATTTTTTTAATAATTTTTTATCTGCATGGTTGTAACGTGCAAGCGAGTGGTTTTGATTGATTCATCATAAAACAGGACTGGAGATAATCTTATGATATTCAGGTCTTTCATTTCTAAGTTAGGAGACAATAAATTATTTTTTCAAGATGTTTATAATTATGGACTCTAATGTAAAAAAAAGAGGATTTTGAAATTGGTATGGGAATTCAGAGAAGTTGCTCCAGAATCATTTGAAAAGCATTTTCAACAGTTGCATGGCGGATAGCCTTGCGATCAAGATGACCAAAGTGCATTTCTTTGTGTAAGGGGGAGTGATTTTTGTAAGCAACAGCAAGGTGCACAAGTCCTACAGGTTTGTTCAGAGTTGCACCTCCTGGACCTGCAATCCCTGTTACAGAAACCGCAATATCAGCTTGTGAATGTTTTAATCCACCTTCTGCCATTGCAAGAGCCACTTCTTTTGAAACGGCACCATAGTTTTTTATAAGCTCAGAATCTACTCCAACAAGGCGTGTTTTGGATTCATTTGAATAAACAACAAATCCACAATCGAGAACATCGGATGATCCTGCAATATTTGTGAGGCTTGCAGCAATGAGCCCCCCTGTACAAGACTCTACAGTTGCTAAAAGTAAACCTTTTTGGCGACAGGTATTCAGAACTTCATGCGCTTGTTTTTCACAAAAATATGTCATTTGGGAATTTCTCCTGGATAAAGAATACTGGCTGTTGCCAAAGCCGCAATACCTTCACCACGACCAATAAATCCAAGCTTTTCATTCGTTGTTGCTTTAATAGAGATTCGATCAGGTGAAATTGTGAGAATGCGCATAAGATTTTCCATCATTGTTTGGCGATAAGGACCAATTTTAGGTTCTTCAGCGATCAAGGTGATATCCACATTAGCAATACGACCACCCGCTTGTGTAACAATATCGAGAGCATGACGAAGAAAAGTTTCTGATGATACATTTTTCCATTGAGGATCAGAGGGAGGAAAATGTGTACCGATATCTCCTGCACCTTGAGTTGCAAGAAGAGCATCTGTTAATGCATGAAGAGCAACATCTGCATCAGAATGTCCATTTAATTTTTTATGAAAAGGAATTTTTATACCACATAATATAAGACAATCCCCTTCTTCAAAAGAATGGACATCATAACCATTGCCAGTACGGATATCAGGAAACATTTGCATTTTTTTCTGGAGATATAAATGAGCGGTATCAAAATCCTTGTGCCATGTAATTTTTATATTATGAGGATCACCTAGAACAGTAAGCATAGGAATCCCAAACCATTCGGCAATTGCACAATCATCAGTGAAGTCTTCTTTACAAACTTTTTTTGCTTGTTTATGGGCCGCTAAGATATGTTCAAAGGGAAAACATTGTGGTGTTTGTGCACTATAAAGATGGGTACGAGGAATTGTTTCTAAAACATGCTGATGATTGACGCGTTTAAGGGTATCAGAAATGGGGAGAACAGGAAGAACACCTTCTTGAGGCGTGATAGTGTTATGAATATTATCAAGAAGCTTCTTTTTGATAAAGGGACGTGCACCATCATGAATATGCACATATTGGGGATTGAATTTTTTAAGTGCCTGAAGTCCATGTAAGGTAGAGATTTGACGTGTATTGCCCCCTTCAACGATAATGAGGTGTTCTTTAAGTTCGGCGAGTGCTTGTTTACAGATTTGATGATCTTCTGGATGAATAACAAGAATAATTGTTGTGATAGCTGGATGCTGCAAAAAACAATGTACGGTATGATAAATAATCGGCTTTTGTCCTAGAAGCCGATATTGTTTTGGAATTTCATGGGGAGATCCTGCTCTTTCACCACGTCCAGCGGCTAATATGATTGCTGCAATAGAAATACTGAATCTCCTTATGTTATAACTTTAGTTTATTATTTATTAACTTTAAAATGATTTTGAAAGGATGGTCGTTGTAGATCAGCAAGGGATATCACGGATAACACCTCAAAAAAAGCATTTAATGCTTTGTGAAGTGCGGTATTCAAACCACAAAAATCAATCAATGGACAATTAGGTTCTGCATTATCAAAACATTCTGCGAGGGAAAAGTTATCTTCTGTTACTTTAAGAACATCAGCAACCGAAATCTCTTCTGCGGGTTTAGCTAACTTAACACCACCATTGCGTCCACGCACTGTTTGTATAAAACCTGCTTGAACAAGCGGTTGAAGGATTTTAAATAAAAAAAGTTCTGAAACAGCGTATGTTTTAGCAATTTCTGGAACACGACTGAGTGATCCTTGATTATCTGCACAATACATGAGCATTCGAAGAGCATAATTCGTTTGTTTTGTTAATCGCATCTTGTTTCCTTTGTAAAGTATAGTCGGGCGCAGTTTATTTTAAAGATATTTTGCAAAATTAAGAAGTTCTTCCTTATTGACTATATTTATTTGCCCTATTTTAAATGGAGTATTATTATTGTCAATTTTTGTCACAAAAGGTTATATGAGAAGAATGAGATAAGGATCTGTAAGCTTATGATGAATGCGACATCTGTGACGAATCCTCAAGATATCGATAAAAATACTCATAACGATGAGTTGTATCGTTTAAGTAAGGTATATATCTTTTTAGGAATTGCAATTATTGTATTGGCTTTATTTACAGCCTCTATTTCATTTATTATTCTCATTGGATTGACCCCTGTTGTTCCTAGTAGAACAGTAACCCTTATTCTTATAGGGATCAATAGTTTTTGGGTTTTAGGGCTTGTTGTCATCGTTTTTTATGAGATGATTCCCATTATTCGAGCTTGGCGTTCAAGGCGTGCAGGCTCGCGTCTTCATGTGCGCCTTATTTCATTGTTTGCACTTGTTGCGACTATGCCAGCTGTTGCTGTCGCTCTTGTATCAGGTCCAGCACTCAATTTAGGACTTGATCGATGGTTTGATACAACAACGCGGCAAATTGTAGGTTCTTCTATTGATTTAGCAAATGCTTATGCAGATGAAATGCTTCAAAATTTAAAAAATTTATCCTACGCGATGGCGTTTGCACTTGATAACAAAAAACTTTTAGAACGTAATCCAGCTGAATATCGGATGCAATTAACGCGTCATGCTCTAGGACGTAATTTGCGTGGTGCATTTTTGTTAAGTTCTAGTGGAACGATTTTTGTATCAAGTGCTCTTGGTGACGAGGATAAACTACCAATTCCTCCGTCCAATCTTATTGAACGCGCAACCAGTGCGAGGCCTTTTTCTTTTCAACCAGGTGTGCATGATTATTTTGGTATTATTTTAAAGTTTAACAATATTCCAAACACATTTTTATATTTGGTGCGTGACGTTGATAAAGGCGTTTTATCAGCGTTGCGTTTGACAGAAGTTAATACAGATCGTTATCGTGACTTAAATGAAAATCGCTTACTGACACAAATTGCATTTGGTATGCTTTATTTATGTCTTTTTTTTAGTTTATTCTTATCGGCTATTTGGGCGGCTATTGCTGTTGCTGATCGCTTAGTTCGTCCTATTCGTCTTCTCATTAGTGCTGCTGATGATGTTGCTTCTGGAAATATGGAAATTTTTGTGCCAGTGCGAGCAAAAGATGGGGATATTGGGCAATTATCCAAAACTTTTAATTACATGGTTAGTGAATTGAAAAGTCGGCGCAATGAGTTGATTGCAGTACGTGATCAAATTGATGAGAGACGGCGTTTTTCTGAAGCTGTGTTATCGGGTGTAACAGCGGGAGTCGCTGGTATCGATGATAATGGTGATATTACAATTATCAATCGATCTATTGAAACGATGTTTGATATTCGCTTTGAACAGGTCGTTGGACAAAGTCTTTTATCTTTAAGTACTGAAATTTGGCAAGTTTTTCAGTTTGCGCGTTCATTGGGGCGTAAAAATCATCGTGAGCAGGTCACTTTAAACGTTGCAGGAAAAGAGCGTGTTTGTAATGTTCAAGTTACAATGGAAGAGGATGATGGACAGGGGCAATCTTGGGTTTTAACAATTGATGATATTACAGATCTCGTTGCAGCGCAACGTACAGCGGCGTGGGCGGATATTGCGCGGCGTATTGCACACGAAATTAAAAATCCCCTCACACCTATTCAGTTATCCGCTGAACGTATTCGCAAACGTTATAACAAAGTTATTACACAAGATAGAGAGGTTTTTGAGCGATGTATTGACACAATTATTCGCCAAGTTGGAGATATTGGGCGTATGGTTGATGAGTTTTCTTCTTTTGCACGCATGCCCAAACCACAAATGTATGTTTTAGATATACGTGAATTGTTGCGTGAAGCATGTTTCTTGATAGAAGTGACGCGACATGATATTCAATTTGAGCAAGACTTAGGAAGTCTACCCCTTATGGGTGCATTTGATAATCGTCTTATTGTCCAGGCTTTTTGTAACGTTATCAAAAATGCGAGCGAATCCATAGATTCGGTTATGCGAGAGGAAAATATCCACGGTCATATCCTTGTCCGTTCTTATCGTCAAGAAGAATGGGTGGTTGTGGATGTTGTTGATAACGGGAAAGGACTTCCTAAAGAGCAAAGACAAAAGTTATTAGAACCCTATATAACAACACGGGAGAAAGGAACAGGACTAGGCCTAGCCATTGTGCGCAAAGTTATTGAAGATCACGGAGGCTCTATGGAGCTTCATGATGCACCGGAGAGTTTTTATGAAGGTCGTGGTGCGATGATCCGTTTGATATTTCCCTCAGATGGGGGGAAGCAGGGTAGTATTATACAAGCCATAAATCATAAGATAGGGGAATAGTATGGTATCAGATATCTTGATTGTTGATGATGAAGCAGATATTCGTGAGCTTGTTGCTGGTATTTTAGATGATGAAGGTTATGAAACGCGTGTTGCTTGTAACTCTGATGAAGCATTAGCTCAAATTAGTGAGCGTATTCCAAAACTCATTTTTTTAGATATTTGGTTACAAGGGAGTCGCCTCGATGGTTTAGCACTACTTGATGAAATTAAGACACAATATCCGGCTCTTCCGGTGGTCATGATCTCTGGTCATGGTAATATTGAGACCGCTGTTTCAGCTATAAAGCGCGGGGCTTATGATTTTATTGAAAAACCTTTTAAAGCTGATAGACTTGTATTGGTTGCAGAAAGAACACTGGAAAACTCAAATTTAAAACGTGAGCTTTCAGAATTACGAAAACGTTCAAGTGAGACATTGGAGCTGATCGGAAAATCGACAGTCATAAGAAATTTGCGTCACATCATAGAAAAAGTAGCACCAACCAATAGTCGCATCATGATAACAGGTCCTTCAGGAGCGGGAAAAGAGACTGTTGCACGAACTATTCATGCACTCTCAACACGTTCAAATGGGCCATTTGTTACAATAAATGCGGCAACGATTACGCCGGACAGAATGGAAATAGAGTTGTTTGGCAGCGAAATGGAGGGAAGAGAGCGCAAGATCGGTGCTTTAGAGGAAGCCCATGGTGGAATACTCTATCTTGATGAAATTGCTGATATGCCGCGTGAAACTCAGGGTAAGATTTTGCGAGTATTAACGGGACAGACATTTGAGAGAGTTGGTGGTACAAAACGTGTTAAGGTGGATGTCCGTATCATTTCTTCAACAGCGCAAAATCTTGAAAACCTCATTTCCGATGGGCGTTTTAGAGAAGATCTTTTCCACCGCCTTTCGGTTGTTCCTATTACTGTTCCACCATTATCAGCGCGTCGTGAAGATATTCCAGAACTTGTACATCATTTTGTAAAAACAATATCGCAACAGGTTGGAATTAAACCGCGTGAAATCAGTGATGATGTGATCGCTATTTTGCAAACGCATGCTTGGCCGGGTAATGTACGGCAGTTACGCAATAATATTGAGCGTCTTCTTATTCTTGTGCGGGATGGTGATGGTCCGATAACAGCGGACTTTCTTCCCAGTGAAGTGAGTGATCCTTTACCACGTCTTCAAATGGACTCGGATGAAAGTATCATGGATTTACCATTGCGAGAAGCACGAGAATTGTTTGAAAAGAGATATTTAGTGGCACAGATTGGGCGTTTGGGTGGAAATATATCGCGTACTGCTGAATTTATAGGCATGGAGCGTTCAGCTTTGCACCGTAAGCTTAAAGCGCTTGGAGTTTCTTGAAGTTATGCGTGTTATTATTTGCGGTGCAGGACAGGTTGGTTATGGGATAGCAGAGCGTCTTGCTGCTGAAAATCACGATGTTACTGTTATTGATATTGAAACCAAATTAATTGAAAAAATTCGCGATACATTGGATGTGAGAGGTTTTGTTGGTCATGGCTCTCGTCCTGAAGTTCTTTTGGCCGCAGATGCAGATAAAGCTGATATGTTGATTGCTGTCACTTTGTTTGATGAAGTAAATATGGTTGCTTGTCAGGTCGCTCATTCATTATTTGATGTTCCCACAAAAATTGCTCGTATTCGCTCACAATCTTATTTAGAACCCCGCTATAAGACGCTTTTTTCCAGAGAGAATATTCCCATTGATGTAGTTATTTCACCAGAAGTTGAAGTTGGAGAAATGGTTTTACGTCGTATTGCTCTGCCCGGTGCAATAGATGTTCTTTATTTTTGTAATGATGATATTGTTGCGCTCGCTTTGGAGTGTATGGAAGATTGTCCGGTCATTAATACACCTTTGCGTCAATTAACAGAGCTTTTTCCAGATCTTCACACGACGGTTACTGCTATTAAACGTGGCTCGGAGTTATTGATTGCACATTCAGAAACGCAATTGCGCGTTGGTGATATAACCTATCTTGTTGTTGCTCGTGAGCAGATGCGTCGTGCTGTTGGGCTTTTTGGTCATAAAGAACAAGATGCCCACCGCATGATTATTGCAGGAGGCGGACATATTGGCCTTTATGTTGCTCAAGCGATTGAAAAGCGTCTCCATAAATTAAAATTGAAGATTATAGAATCGCAGAGAGAAAGAGCCCTCACAATTGCTGATCAACTTGAAAAAACAACCGTTTTATATGGTAATGTGTTAGACCCAGTGATTCTTCAAGATGCGGGAATTGATCAGGCCGATTTAAT is a genomic window containing:
- the lpdA gene encoding dihydrolipoyl dehydrogenase, with translation MANLYDIIVIGSGPGGYVTAIRAAQCGFKTAIVEREHLGGICLNWGCIPTKALLRSAEIKHFSENAKNYGLKINGSIEANIKDVVARSRAVSARLNAGVGFLMKKNKIDIIWGEAKLTKAAKASQLAEIVVSSSSKPVIQPQNPIPKGTLGKGTYQAKHVIIATGARPRILPGIEPDGKLIWTYFEAMIPPTMPKSLLVMGSGAIGIEFASFYHDMGAEVTVVEMMPHIMPAEDIEISTFARKQLEKKGIRILSQAKVIKVEKATDSLTAYIDVKGKTEAITADRLISAVGVQGNIENLGLEALGIKTDRGCIVTDEWSWTGIEGIYAIGDVAGPPMLAHKAEEEGVICVERLAGLKNVHPLDKKKIPGCTYCTPQVASVGLSEKAAKEAGYDIRIGRYSFSANGKAIALGEDQGLVKTIFDKKTGQLLGAHMVGAEVTELIQGFVIAMNLETTEEELMHTVFPHPTLSEMMKESVLDAYGQVLNA
- the lipA gene encoding lipoyl synthase translates to MVTVVDRVTNRRLRHPEKAHRPDTSVQKKPDWIRVKAPTSPIYKETHGIVRTHKLVTVCEEAGCPNIGECWSRRHASFMILGEICTRACAFCNVATGIPLAVDEDEPERVADAVARMELKHVVITSVDRDDLADGGAEHFAKVIYAIRRKTPKTTIEVLTPDFRHKDGALEVVVAAKPDVFNHNLETVPSKYLKVRPGARYFHSIRLLQRVKELDPTIFTKSGIMVGLGEERNEILQLMDDLRSADVDFMTIGQYLQPTRKHHPVIRFVPPEEFESFAKIGKVKGFLHMASNPLTRSSHHAGDDFAILQKARDEKFALQR
- a CDS encoding type II toxin-antitoxin system RatA family toxin, with the translated sequence MPTFTTHRRIAHSAREMFELVSDIERYPEFLPMCEALIIRSRKECDEKTLLLADMTVGYKVIRETFTTQVFLQPKKSLIEVNYIDGPFKYLENRWVFHNIENTNACNVEFFIDYEFKSKILGRVMGSMFDIAFRKFTDAFEKRAYQIYGSAIT
- a CDS encoding CinA family protein; the encoded protein is MTYFCEKQAHEVLNTCRQKGLLLATVESCTGGLIAASLTNIAGSSDVLDCGFVVYSNESKTRLVGVDSELIKNYGAVSKEVALAMAEGGLKHSQADIAVSVTGIAGPGGATLNKPVGLVHLAVAYKNHSPLHKEMHFGHLDRKAIRHATVENAFQMILEQLL
- a CDS encoding bifunctional 2-C-methyl-D-erythritol 4-phosphate cytidylyltransferase/2-C-methyl-D-erythritol 2,4-cyclodiphosphate synthase; the protein is MSIAAIILAAGRGERAGSPHEIPKQYRLLGQKPIIYHTVHCFLQHPAITTIILVIHPEDHQICKQALAELKEHLIIVEGGNTRQISTLHGLQALKKFNPQYVHIHDGARPFIKKKLLDNIHNTITPQEGVLPVLPISDTLKRVNHQHVLETIPRTHLYSAQTPQCFPFEHILAAHKQAKKVCKEDFTDDCAIAEWFGIPMLTVLGDPHNIKITWHKDFDTAHLYLQKKMQMFPDIRTGNGYDVHSFEEGDCLILCGIKIPFHKKLNGHSDADVALHALTDALLATQGAGDIGTHFPPSDPQWKNVSSETFLRHALDIVTQAGGRIANVDITLIAEEPKIGPYRQTMMENLMRILTISPDRISIKATTNEKLGFIGRGEGIAALATASILYPGEIPK
- the rirA gene encoding iron-responsive transcriptional regulator RirA, which produces MRLTKQTNYALRMLMYCADNQGSLSRVPEIAKTYAVSELFLFKILQPLVQAGFIQTVRGRNGGVKLAKPAEEISVADVLKVTEDNFSLAECFDNAEPNCPLIDFCGLNTALHKALNAFFEVLSVISLADLQRPSFQNHFKVNK
- a CDS encoding sensor histidine kinase NtrY-like — encoded protein: MNATSVTNPQDIDKNTHNDELYRLSKVYIFLGIAIIVLALFTASISFIILIGLTPVVPSRTVTLILIGINSFWVLGLVVIVFYEMIPIIRAWRSRRAGSRLHVRLISLFALVATMPAVAVALVSGPALNLGLDRWFDTTTRQIVGSSIDLANAYADEMLQNLKNLSYAMAFALDNKKLLERNPAEYRMQLTRHALGRNLRGAFLLSSSGTIFVSSALGDEDKLPIPPSNLIERATSARPFSFQPGVHDYFGIILKFNNIPNTFLYLVRDVDKGVLSALRLTEVNTDRYRDLNENRLLTQIAFGMLYLCLFFSLFLSAIWAAIAVADRLVRPIRLLISAADDVASGNMEIFVPVRAKDGDIGQLSKTFNYMVSELKSRRNELIAVRDQIDERRRFSEAVLSGVTAGVAGIDDNGDITIINRSIETMFDIRFEQVVGQSLLSLSTEIWQVFQFARSLGRKNHREQVTLNVAGKERVCNVQVTMEEDDGQGQSWVLTIDDITDLVAAQRTAAWADIARRIAHEIKNPLTPIQLSAERIRKRYNKVITQDREVFERCIDTIIRQVGDIGRMVDEFSSFARMPKPQMYVLDIRELLREACFLIEVTRHDIQFEQDLGSLPLMGAFDNRLIVQAFCNVIKNASESIDSVMREENIHGHILVRSYRQEEWVVVDVVDNGKGLPKEQRQKLLEPYITTREKGTGLGLAIVRKVIEDHGGSMELHDAPESFYEGRGAMIRLIFPSDGGKQGSIIQAINHKIGE
- a CDS encoding sigma-54-dependent transcriptional regulator, with product MVSDILIVDDEADIRELVAGILDDEGYETRVACNSDEALAQISERIPKLIFLDIWLQGSRLDGLALLDEIKTQYPALPVVMISGHGNIETAVSAIKRGAYDFIEKPFKADRLVLVAERTLENSNLKRELSELRKRSSETLELIGKSTVIRNLRHIIEKVAPTNSRIMITGPSGAGKETVARTIHALSTRSNGPFVTINAATITPDRMEIELFGSEMEGRERKIGALEEAHGGILYLDEIADMPRETQGKILRVLTGQTFERVGGTKRVKVDVRIISSTAQNLENLISDGRFREDLFHRLSVVPITVPPLSARREDIPELVHHFVKTISQQVGIKPREISDDVIAILQTHAWPGNVRQLRNNIERLLILVRDGDGPITADFLPSEVSDPLPRLQMDSDESIMDLPLREARELFEKRYLVAQIGRLGGNISRTAEFIGMERSALHRKLKALGVS
- the trkA gene encoding Trk system potassium transporter TrkA gives rise to the protein MRVIICGAGQVGYGIAERLAAENHDVTVIDIETKLIEKIRDTLDVRGFVGHGSRPEVLLAADADKADMLIAVTLFDEVNMVACQVAHSLFDVPTKIARIRSQSYLEPRYKTLFSRENIPIDVVISPEVEVGEMVLRRIALPGAIDVLYFCNDDIVALALECMEDCPVINTPLRQLTELFPDLHTTVTAIKRGSELLIAHSETQLRVGDITYLVVAREQMRRAVGLFGHKEQDAHRMIIAGGGHIGLYVAQAIEKRLHKLKLKIIESQRERALTIADQLEKTTVLYGNVLDPVILQDAGIDQADLMITLTNQDQVNLLSAIIAKRLGCKANMVLINNVAYQEFSRAVGVDAYLNPHSVTISKILQQMRRGRIRSVHSVFNGRAEIIEAEVMQTSSLVGKSLSELNLSDGLRIGAIYRNKTIIQLSAEARILSGDRVVIFALADRVRDVEQLFRVSLEYF